The sequence below is a genomic window from Blastopirellula retiformator.
CCGGGTTTACGCCTGGAAACCTAACCATAACGCAACCGAGCACGGATACTTCTCAATTTCAAACGGAAGTTACCTCGGGGCCCCAGCGTCAGGAAGAGAGTTGTCGAAGAGTGACAAGTTGACGATTACCAAGTTCCTAGTTGATCAACGTGACTACGTTACCAGCCAGCGAGATCTTGACTACCTGACCATGCCGCAACACTTCCGCTCCGTCGAACAAAGCACAGTTGCCAGACTTTTCCTTCACTACAATCCATATTTACCCAACTGGAAAGTGTCTACACAGGTTTGGAAGGCTGTGGACGAGAATCCTGCTTTTCGCTGGAATCGCAAGTTCTTCACAGACTCTTTACGCATACTTGTTACCGAAGGTGAGGTAACTGAGTTTCGGCTCGATGTTCTGCGAGACACGTGGGAACAAAGTTTCGCAGACACAATGGGAATCGATGACTTCCTATCAGAGATGGACTCTCTCGAGACCCGAAAATTTGTTACGCAAACTTCAGTAATTAGAGGTTGTAAGCTCTGGGAGATTACTGGTGTGCCCCACCTGTTTCTAAGAAAGCAGTTCGTTGAAGGCAAGAAAGAATGCACCAGAGCAGAATATGTATGGATTGATAGTGCCGGTGAGGCCCGACGCTTGAAAACTCCTGCAACACATCACGGCAACGGAATAATCGAGTATCTACTTTAACGTGACCACTGGTCTTTGCGCATTCATCGCGTAAAAGATCCTCAGCGCCGCATTTTCAAGTGCGATGAAGAACAGGTGTCAGGACTGGGCTGAGAAAAGGGGACGGGGGCAATACTGTTCGGCACGGCGGCGTGTCAGGTACGGATTCGACTCCATCGCATCCTTTCAGGCATTTTCTCGAAGCAGTAGCGTTGTGCAAGAGACCAACGCGTTTTACGTCCGCGCAGCATCGACCCGAAGACCGCTGGGACGGCGGACTCCTTGAAGCGGACTACGATTGTTTCTCTGCAGACGCGGCGGATTGTTTCTGGATCTTCTTCAGATGGCGAAGAAAAGGTGTCAGGACTCTTTTTTCCTCCGCCAGCACATGATACCCTGCTGTCGTGGGTAGACCAAAGCGAGCAGACGAAGCCGGCGGCATCTATCATGCCTTGAATCGAGGCAACTCTCGGGCGGCGATCTTCGATACGCCGGACGATTTCGACGCGTTCGAGCGCATCTTGGCCGAGGGGCTGTCGCGGTACCCGTGTCAAATTTTAGCCTACCAACTGATGCCCAACCATTGGCATTTGGTCGTCCGCCCCACGGCTGACGGCGGCATGAGCGACTTGCTGCGGTGGGTCACCCTGACGCACACGATGCGCCGACACGCGCACTGCCACACTTCCGGCAAAGGGCACATCTATCAAGGGCGGTTCAAGAGTTTTCCGGTGCAAGACGACGGGCACTTTCTGGTCGTATGTCGTTATGTCGAACGCAATGCCCGGCAGGCTGGCCTGGTAACTTTGGCCGAAGACTGGAAATGGGGATCGCTCGCCCGTTGGTTGGCCAAGCCGCGGCGAAAGCCCGATCTCCTGACGCCGTGGCCGATCGCCCGACCTGGTCATTGGAAAGACCGAGTCAATCAGGCGATGTCCAAGAAAGAAGTCGACGCCGTCCGCCACGCGATCCGCCGAGGCTCCCCCTTCGGCGATCCCGATTGGACCCAATCAACCGTCCGCCGCCTGAACCTAGATTCCACCCTCCGCCCCCGCGGCAGGCCGAAGAAGGTAGCGCCTGGTTGACACAAAGAGTCCTGACACCTTTTCTTCACCGTCGAGGAGGTTTCGACGGTGCCATTCACCTCCGTCCCCTCTGATTTCTCGACGCACTGCGGCTAGTCGCTCCCCGAGTCTTGTATGTCCGTTTCCGCTAGATTTCCTTGTCGCCAGCGATCAATAAGATTGATGCGATCAAGTTCTTTTCGACTTTCCATGTCCCTGAGTTGGCTGCTCGCCTCTTGTTTTAAGTTGTCGATCGCATCCAAGATTTCTTGGGGGGAAAGCGTTCCTTCACTAGCACCGCATGCAATGACC
It includes:
- a CDS encoding transposase produces the protein MGRPKRADEAGGIYHALNRGNSRAAIFDTPDDFDAFERILAEGLSRYPCQILAYQLMPNHWHLVVRPTADGGMSDLLRWVTLTHTMRRHAHCHTSGKGHIYQGRFKSFPVQDDGHFLVVCRYVERNARQAGLVTLAEDWKWGSLARWLAKPRRKPDLLTPWPIARPGHWKDRVNQAMSKKEVDAVRHAIRRGSPFGDPDWTQSTVRRLNLDSTLRPRGRPKKVAPG